Genomic DNA from Catellatospora sp. TT07R-123:
GCGGCGGCGCCGCGGCAGCCGGTGCGGCTGGCGACGTCGCTGGTGGTGCGGGGCACGACGCCGCAGGTGGCCCGGATCCCGGGGCAGCGCAGCCGCCGCGCCACGGGCCGTCCGGCGCTGCCGCGCACGTGAGCCCCGGAACCGGTTCCGGGGCTTCTACCAGCGCGTATACGCGACCGGTCAGGTCAGATTTGTCAGGATCGTCGCCGGGTCGGCGCCGCTGGGCAGATCGCTGACCTGGCCGTCGCCGACCTCCACCACCCGCCACACGCCGTCGTCACGCAGCGCGACATCGGTGGTGACGAACGGGCGGCCGAACGAGGCCACCAGCGGCGCGATCGCGCCCAGGTCCGGGTCGGCGGCCAGCTCCGGCGTGTCCGGGTGGGCGCTGACCAGGACAGCCCGGCCGCCGACCCACCACACGCGGGCCTCGACGGCGCGGTCGCCGACCCGCTGGAACGGCTCGAAGCGCCGCACCACCACGCCTCCGGCGAGGAAGTCGTCCTGAAGCTCGACCATCCGCGCCACGACCCGGTGCGCATGCGCGGTATCGGCCAGGTCGGGGATGAAGCACGCCTCATCCCACTCGTGCTTGCGGGACTTGACGTAGTCCTTGACCACCGCCGCTCCCCCGCCCAGCGGGGCGACCAGCGTCGCGACCTCCTCCTGCGACGGCGGCCGGCCCGGCGTCCACGGCAGCCAGACGCTGTCCGGCGTCACCGCGGCGAAGTGGGCGTACCAGCCGGGCAGCTCGTGCGCGGCCCGGTAGTCCTGCGGCGGCACCCGCAGCGCCGCGCCGCGCTCGGCCAGCGCGGCCGCCAGGTCGGTGTAGCGGTCGGCGGGGATCATCCAGCCGCGGTACCAGCACGCCCCGGCA
This window encodes:
- a CDS encoding ATP-grasp domain-containing protein, with product MTSSTLLLPADPLHERRADPHFAREVAAARELGRTVALVDHDALLAGDAAGAARRVPSDAGACWYRGWMIPADRYTDLAAALAERGAALRVPPQDYRAAHELPGWYAHFAAVTPDSVWLPWTPGRPPSQEEVATLVAPLGGGAAVVKDYVKSRKHEWDEACFIPDLADTAHAHRVVARMVELQDDFLAGGVVVRRFEPFQRVGDRAVEARVWWVGGRAVLVSAHPDTPELAADPDLGAIAPLVASFGRPFVTTDVALRDDGVWRVVEVGDGQVSDLPSGADPATILTNLT